The DNA sequence GTGCTTTTGAGTAAAAATTTTAAAATGCCAACTTTAAGATTTACTCTTTTGGCAGCACTTTGTGGTGTTTTATTCTCTTCGGATGTTGCCGTTTGGAACATCGCCATTCAGGATTCAAGTGCCACACAGGCTTCGTTACTAACCAACTTGTCCCCACTTTGGGTTGGAATTGGTTCTTTTTTCTTTTTGAACACCAAACCCGCCACAAACTTCTGGATCGGAACAGCTGTCTCCTTATTCGGAATGGTAACTTTGGTTGGTTTTGGTTTTTTCATGGAATTAAACTTCGATCAGGCTTTTCTGTTTGCGGTGCTATCCGGAATCCTTTATTCGATTTATCTGTTAGTCAGCAAAAATGTACTTTCTCATGTTGATGTTTTATCCTTTATGACCATCAGCTTGTTGGCCTCCAGCATTTATTTGGGAATTCTTTGTTATTCGCTGAATCAGCCTTTTACAGGATTCTCTGATATGGGTTGGTTTGTGCTAGTGCTTCAGGCGGTGATTTGTCAATTGTGTGCGTGGCTTTCGATAAGTTACGCTACGCAACACATGCGTGCAACGAGGGTTTCGTTAAGTTTATTGAGTCAGGCTGTAATTACTTCGATATTAGCTTGGTTGTTTTTGGAAGAACAAATAACTTTACAAATGGTTTTTGGCGGAATCATTTTGCTTTTCGGAATCAGAATCACGTTTTATGATAAGACCATATCGTTGAAAAAGGTTTTTTCTAAGTAACATTTGTGAAATTGCGGTCTGAAAATTGCACTCGGATTTTGCGGATTAAACGGGTTTACGCGGATTCTTTTTTTTATTTGAATTGAAACTATTTGCGAACTTGGGGTGGGAAATTCACACACCGATTTTACTGATTAAGCAGGTTAACACTGATTTTGTTTGAATTTGAATTATAAAAAATCATTTTAATCAGTGGCAAAAAAATAGCACGCAGATTTAGCAGATTAAGCGGATTTATTTGAAAATCTTTGGAATCATTTTAATCTGTGGCAAAAAAAATAGCTGATAAATGAAACGAATCAAACAGATTTGAACAAATAATTCGTCAATTCGTGGCAAAAAAAATAGCACGCAGATTTAGCTGATTAAGCAGATTTATTTGAAAATCTTTGGAATCATTTTAATCTGTGGCAAAAAAAGCACGCAGATCGAACTGATCGAGCAGATGTATTCAAAATCATTTTAGTCG is a window from the Flavobacterium cupriresistens genome containing:
- a CDS encoding DMT family transporter yields the protein MKITKPRLALIGGILCISIFPILVKLRLAPGLISAFYRMFFAVILLLPYVLLSKNFKMPTLRFTLLAALCGVLFSSDVAVWNIAIQDSSATQASLLTNLSPLWVGIGSFFFLNTKPATNFWIGTAVSLFGMVTLVGFGFFMELNFDQAFLFAVLSGILYSIYLLVSKNVLSHVDVLSFMTISLLASSIYLGILCYSLNQPFTGFSDMGWFVLVLQAVICQLCAWLSISYATQHMRATRVSLSLLSQAVITSILAWLFLEEQITLQMVFGGIILLFGIRITFYDKTISLKKVFSK